The Candidatus Caldatribacterium sp. genome has a window encoding:
- a CDS encoding sugar-binding transcriptional regulator — translation MSPRVAKEEDFERLAKVAELYYLEDLNQRKIAELLGVSPQKVYRMLKRAREIGIVEIRIRRSGEVDAELSQSLAERFGLLNAVVVRTYSGTSEGITKAVAQAAASFLKDNLVPYTSIGVAYGRTLHAVLEYLPKLGLHGMRVVQMMGGYGGRRWKTVAIELVKEFASRLEGEPIYLFAPAFAKSPETRDAFLSEKEVQEVLRMAEEVDVALVGIGGMRRETSLLIETGNFDEEEIEELIRKGAVGAICGTFFNAYGEIIEGDLDRKRIAANVKRIRERGSRVIGIAGGMEKKEAILGALRGKWLTDLITDAQVGKWLLNVPR, via the coding sequence TTGTCGCCAAGAGTGGCAAAAGAGGAAGACTTTGAGCGCCTGGCAAAGGTTGCCGAGCTCTACTATCTCGAGGACCTTAATCAGAGGAAAATTGCCGAGCTTTTGGGAGTCTCGCCTCAAAAGGTCTACCGGATGCTGAAGAGAGCTCGGGAAATTGGCATTGTGGAAATCCGTATTCGGCGAAGTGGAGAGGTCGACGCAGAACTTTCCCAGTCTCTTGCTGAGCGCTTTGGCCTTTTAAATGCGGTAGTGGTTCGCACGTACAGTGGCACCTCTGAGGGAATCACTAAAGCGGTGGCGCAGGCAGCAGCCTCTTTCCTCAAGGACAATTTGGTGCCCTACACAAGTATTGGAGTTGCCTATGGGAGAACTCTCCATGCGGTTCTCGAATATCTGCCAAAGCTTGGTCTCCATGGCATGCGTGTTGTTCAGATGATGGGAGGGTATGGTGGAAGGCGGTGGAAAACGGTAGCCATAGAGCTTGTGAAGGAGTTCGCCAGCCGCCTTGAGGGGGAACCGATATACCTTTTTGCCCCTGCTTTTGCGAAGAGTCCAGAAACAAGAGACGCTTTTCTCAGCGAAAAAGAGGTTCAGGAAGTACTACGAATGGCCGAGGAGGTAGATGTGGCCCTTGTGGGCATTGGAGGCATGAGGAGAGAGACGAGTCTCCTCATAGAGACAGGGAATTTTGACGAGGAAGAAATAGAAGAGCTCATCCGGAAAGGTGCAGTAGGTGCTATCTGTGGGACCTTCTTCAACGCCTATGGGGAGATTATTGAGGGCGACCTTGATAGGAAAAGGATTGCTGCTAACGTCAAGCGCATTCGGGAACGGGGGTCAAGGGTTATTGGAATAGCAGGAGGAATGGAGAAAAAGGAGGCCATCCTTGGAGCGTTGCGAGGGAAGTGGCTAACCGACCTCATTACCGACGCCCAGGTAGGGAAATGGCTCCTCAATGTACCGAGATAG
- the rpiB gene encoding ribose 5-phosphate isomerase B has product MLVIASDHFGFPLKKVIAEYLKEEGVSFEDLGVFSEDEVVDYPDIALKACLGIREGKYDRGILVCGTGIGMAIAANKIPGIYAACAHDIYSAERARKSNNANVLTLGRHIVGPELAKMLVSAFLKSEFQGGRSAPKVEKIRAIERQYLKE; this is encoded by the coding sequence GTGCTTGTAATTGCTTCGGATCATTTTGGTTTTCCTCTCAAGAAGGTTATTGCGGAGTACTTGAAAGAGGAAGGTGTGTCCTTCGAGGATCTTGGAGTCTTCTCGGAGGACGAGGTGGTCGATTACCCGGACATTGCCCTGAAGGCATGCCTCGGCATCCGGGAGGGAAAGTATGACCGGGGTATCCTCGTGTGTGGTACCGGGATAGGTATGGCGATTGCGGCCAATAAAATCCCCGGAATCTATGCTGCTTGTGCCCACGATATTTACTCTGCCGAGCGAGCCCGCAAGAGCAACAACGCCAATGTCCTGACGCTGGGTCGACACATTGTTGGTCCTGAACTTGCCAAGATGCTCGTCTCAGCCTTTCTGAAGAGCGAGTTCCAGGGCGGGCGTTCCGCCCCAAAGGTGGAGAAAATCCGAGCTATCGAGCGCCAGTACCTTAAGGAGTGA